The following are encoded in a window of Corythoichthys intestinalis isolate RoL2023-P3 chromosome 8, ASM3026506v1, whole genome shotgun sequence genomic DNA:
- the LOC130921062 gene encoding uncharacterized protein LOC130921062 isoform X4, translating into MWSSSVMRNLYAFFFLPLLGGSLDLHPVLNGPDMAYLGSEVVFQCMAPDSFLPVTYELRRDGLLIDMREHHHEKRPAFFSQKATAHSEGLYNCEAKTEGITQVSNSIRLSVVTYLLKPEISLSIFKEGTSYRGNVTCWSSRGTPPVNFSLLLDDKVVASVLTSDSASAWFSIDVVPGLDMGVVRCCVNSEVQQLMSEPLTLEVVPVGGDVNVEVEYLYSSNSKPAAARLTCHISRGSFPLISWLHNDSTLLSETQMSLQIQNIWPQYALIDWKRTLILAKLRHEESGYYRCRARDSYDESAAWLESGAVLIQVKDWMIDNKPQEAVSSATSATTTEIIAIIFCCFLLVTLAVSSYCVYMMIGHKKARRLSSSPKIVPSSASSDRLPFSVPVLPLEAKQGDACLTDCGINIQMMEITV; encoded by the exons ATGTGGAGCAGCAGTGTTATGAGGAATCTatacgcattttttttcttgccacttCTGG GTGGATCATTGGATCTTCACCCAGTGCTAAATGGGCCTGACATGGCATACCTTGGTTCGGAAGTAGTTTTTCAATGCATGGCGCCCGACTCCTTTCTGCCGGTCACATATGAACTCAGAAGAGACGGTCTACTGATTGACATGAGAGAACATCACCATGAGAAACGGCCTGCATTCTTCTCACAGAAGGCCACAGCCCATTCAGAAGGGTTGTACAATTGTGAGGCAAAGACCGAAGGAATCACGCAAGTGAGCAACAGCATTCGATTAAGTGTAGTCA CCTATCTTTTAAAACCGGAGATTTCTCTTTCCATCTTCAAAGAGGGAACCAGTTACCGTGGCAACGTGACCTGCTGGTCATCCAGAGGAACTCCTCCTGTCAACTTCTCTCTTTTGTTGGATGACAAGGTGGTGGCTTCTGTTCTAACTTCTGACTCTGCTAGTGCTTGGTTCAGTATAGACGTGGTTCCTGGGCTGGATATGGGCGTGGTTCGATGTTGCGTGAATAGTGAAGTGCAGCAATTGATGAGTGAACCTCTGACACTGGAAGTGG TTCCAGTTGGAGGTGACGTAAACGTTGAAGTTGAATATCTCTACAGCTCGAACTCCAAACCGGCTGCGGCCAGACTGACATGCCACATCAGTCGAGGGTCTTTTCCTTTAATTTCTTGGCTTCATAATGACTCCACTCTTCTTTCTGAGACACAAATGAGCTTACAAATTCAGAATATCTGGCCTCAGTATGCTCTGATAGACTGGAAACGTACTCTTATTCTGGCCAAGCTGCGCCACGAGGAGTCAGGGTATTACCGATGCAGGGCCAGGGATAGCTATGACGAATCTGCTGCCTGGCTGGAAAGTGGAGCTGTCCTAATCCAAGTAAAAG ACTGGATGATTGACAACAAACCCCAAGAAGCAGTGTCTTCAGCAACATCAGCAA CAACTACGGAGATCATCGCAATAATTTTCTGCTGCTTTCTCCTCGTCACTTTGGCAGTCAGTAGCTACTGCGTGTACATGATGATTGGCCACAAAAAAG CTCGTCGCCTCAGTTCATCCCCAAA GATTGTTCCTTCCAGTGCCTCTTCTGATCGACTGCCTTTTTCTGTACCTGTCTTACCCTTGGAGGCCAAACAGGGTGATGCGTGCTTAACAGACTGCGGTATAAACATTCAG ATGATGGAGATCACTGTATGA
- the LOC130921062 gene encoding Fc receptor-like protein 5 isoform X3 has protein sequence MWSSSVMRNLYAFFFLPLLGGSLDLHPVLNGPDMAYLGSEVVFQCMAPDSFLPVTYELRRDGLLIDMREHHHEKRPAFFSQKATAHSEGLYNCEAKTEGITQVSNSIRLSVVIPPRHTRITTDPFPAILYEGSRLVLNCEVASGSHLSYTWFFNRMQITSFTSQQLHVTGNKLVIERVTPKHAGYYSCMAWSRVRDVQSISSSSEVKVAVKAYLLKPEISLSIFKEGTSYRGNVTCWSSRGTPPVNFSLLLDDKVVASVLTSDSASAWFSIDVVPGLDMGVVRCCVNSEVQQLMSEPLTLEVVPVGGDVNVEVEYLYSSNSKPAAARLTCHISRGSFPLISWLHNDSTLLSETQMSLQIQNIWPQYALIDWKRTLILAKLRHEESGYYRCRARDSYDESAAWLESGAVLIQVKDWMIDNKPQEAVSSATSATTTEIIAIIFCCFLLVTLAVSSYCVYMMIGHKKARRLSSSPNVFISGLFLPVPLLIDCLFLYLSYPWRPNRVMRA, from the exons ATGTGGAGCAGCAGTGTTATGAGGAATCTatacgcattttttttcttgccacttCTGG GTGGATCATTGGATCTTCACCCAGTGCTAAATGGGCCTGACATGGCATACCTTGGTTCGGAAGTAGTTTTTCAATGCATGGCGCCCGACTCCTTTCTGCCGGTCACATATGAACTCAGAAGAGACGGTCTACTGATTGACATGAGAGAACATCACCATGAGAAACGGCCTGCATTCTTCTCACAGAAGGCCACAGCCCATTCAGAAGGGTTGTACAATTGTGAGGCAAAGACCGAAGGAATCACGCAAGTGAGCAACAGCATTCGATTAAGTGTAGTCA TTCCACCACGGCATACCAGGATAACCACTGACCCCTTCCCTGCAATCCTTTACGAGGGGTCGAGATTGGTTTTGAACTGCGAAGTTGCAAGTGGCTCGCACCTCTCCTACACCTGGTTTTTCAACAGGATGCAAATTACTTCTTTTACCTCGCAACAGCTGCATGTTACTGGGAACAAACTTGTAATAGAAAGAGTCACTCCAAAGCATGCGGGATATTATTCATGTATGGCATGGTCCAGAGTGCGAGATGTCCAAAGCATTTCCAGCAGCTCAGAAGTCAAGGTGGCAGTCAAAG CCTATCTTTTAAAACCGGAGATTTCTCTTTCCATCTTCAAAGAGGGAACCAGTTACCGTGGCAACGTGACCTGCTGGTCATCCAGAGGAACTCCTCCTGTCAACTTCTCTCTTTTGTTGGATGACAAGGTGGTGGCTTCTGTTCTAACTTCTGACTCTGCTAGTGCTTGGTTCAGTATAGACGTGGTTCCTGGGCTGGATATGGGCGTGGTTCGATGTTGCGTGAATAGTGAAGTGCAGCAATTGATGAGTGAACCTCTGACACTGGAAGTGG TTCCAGTTGGAGGTGACGTAAACGTTGAAGTTGAATATCTCTACAGCTCGAACTCCAAACCGGCTGCGGCCAGACTGACATGCCACATCAGTCGAGGGTCTTTTCCTTTAATTTCTTGGCTTCATAATGACTCCACTCTTCTTTCTGAGACACAAATGAGCTTACAAATTCAGAATATCTGGCCTCAGTATGCTCTGATAGACTGGAAACGTACTCTTATTCTGGCCAAGCTGCGCCACGAGGAGTCAGGGTATTACCGATGCAGGGCCAGGGATAGCTATGACGAATCTGCTGCCTGGCTGGAAAGTGGAGCTGTCCTAATCCAAGTAAAAG ACTGGATGATTGACAACAAACCCCAAGAAGCAGTGTCTTCAGCAACATCAGCAA CAACTACGGAGATCATCGCAATAATTTTCTGCTGCTTTCTCCTCGTCACTTTGGCAGTCAGTAGCTACTGCGTGTACATGATGATTGGCCACAAAAAAG CTCGTCGCCTCAGTTCATCCCCAAA TGTGTTCATTTCAGGATTGTTCCTTCCAGTGCCTCTTCTGATCGACTGCCTTTTTCTGTACCTGTCTTACCCTTGGAGGCCAAACAGGGTGATGCGTGCTTAA
- the LOC130921062 gene encoding Fc receptor-like protein 5 isoform X2 → MWSSSVMRNLYAFFFLPLLGGSLDLHPVLNGPDMAYLGSEVVFQCMAPDSFLPVTYELRRDGLLIDMREHHHEKRPAFFSQKATAHSEGLYNCEAKTEGITQVSNSIRLSVVIPPRHTRITTDPFPAILYEGSRLVLNCEVASGSHLSYTWFFNRMQITSFTSQQLHVTGNKLVIERVTPKHAGYYSCMAWSRVRDVQSISSSSEVKVAVKAYLLKPEISLSIFKEGTSYRGNVTCWSSRGTPPVNFSLLLDDKVVASVLTSDSASAWFSIDVVPGLDMGVVRCCVNSEVQQLMSEPLTLEVVPVGGDVNVEVEYLYSSNSKPAAARLTCHISRGSFPLISWLHNDSTLLSETQMSLQIQNIWPQYALIDWKRTLILAKLRHEESGYYRCRARDSYDESAAWLESGAVLIQVKDWMIDNKPQEAVSSATSATTTEIIAIIFCCFLLVTLAVSSYCVYMMIGHKKARRLSSSPNASSDRLPFSVPVLPLEAKQGDACLTDCGINIQMMEITV, encoded by the exons ATGTGGAGCAGCAGTGTTATGAGGAATCTatacgcattttttttcttgccacttCTGG GTGGATCATTGGATCTTCACCCAGTGCTAAATGGGCCTGACATGGCATACCTTGGTTCGGAAGTAGTTTTTCAATGCATGGCGCCCGACTCCTTTCTGCCGGTCACATATGAACTCAGAAGAGACGGTCTACTGATTGACATGAGAGAACATCACCATGAGAAACGGCCTGCATTCTTCTCACAGAAGGCCACAGCCCATTCAGAAGGGTTGTACAATTGTGAGGCAAAGACCGAAGGAATCACGCAAGTGAGCAACAGCATTCGATTAAGTGTAGTCA TTCCACCACGGCATACCAGGATAACCACTGACCCCTTCCCTGCAATCCTTTACGAGGGGTCGAGATTGGTTTTGAACTGCGAAGTTGCAAGTGGCTCGCACCTCTCCTACACCTGGTTTTTCAACAGGATGCAAATTACTTCTTTTACCTCGCAACAGCTGCATGTTACTGGGAACAAACTTGTAATAGAAAGAGTCACTCCAAAGCATGCGGGATATTATTCATGTATGGCATGGTCCAGAGTGCGAGATGTCCAAAGCATTTCCAGCAGCTCAGAAGTCAAGGTGGCAGTCAAAG CCTATCTTTTAAAACCGGAGATTTCTCTTTCCATCTTCAAAGAGGGAACCAGTTACCGTGGCAACGTGACCTGCTGGTCATCCAGAGGAACTCCTCCTGTCAACTTCTCTCTTTTGTTGGATGACAAGGTGGTGGCTTCTGTTCTAACTTCTGACTCTGCTAGTGCTTGGTTCAGTATAGACGTGGTTCCTGGGCTGGATATGGGCGTGGTTCGATGTTGCGTGAATAGTGAAGTGCAGCAATTGATGAGTGAACCTCTGACACTGGAAGTGG TTCCAGTTGGAGGTGACGTAAACGTTGAAGTTGAATATCTCTACAGCTCGAACTCCAAACCGGCTGCGGCCAGACTGACATGCCACATCAGTCGAGGGTCTTTTCCTTTAATTTCTTGGCTTCATAATGACTCCACTCTTCTTTCTGAGACACAAATGAGCTTACAAATTCAGAATATCTGGCCTCAGTATGCTCTGATAGACTGGAAACGTACTCTTATTCTGGCCAAGCTGCGCCACGAGGAGTCAGGGTATTACCGATGCAGGGCCAGGGATAGCTATGACGAATCTGCTGCCTGGCTGGAAAGTGGAGCTGTCCTAATCCAAGTAAAAG ACTGGATGATTGACAACAAACCCCAAGAAGCAGTGTCTTCAGCAACATCAGCAA CAACTACGGAGATCATCGCAATAATTTTCTGCTGCTTTCTCCTCGTCACTTTGGCAGTCAGTAGCTACTGCGTGTACATGATGATTGGCCACAAAAAAG CTCGTCGCCTCAGTTCATCCCCAAA TGCCTCTTCTGATCGACTGCCTTTTTCTGTACCTGTCTTACCCTTGGAGGCCAAACAGGGTGATGCGTGCTTAACAGACTGCGGTATAAACATTCAG ATGATGGAGATCACTGTATGA
- the LOC130921062 gene encoding Fc receptor-like protein 5 isoform X1, which yields MWSSSVMRNLYAFFFLPLLGGSLDLHPVLNGPDMAYLGSEVVFQCMAPDSFLPVTYELRRDGLLIDMREHHHEKRPAFFSQKATAHSEGLYNCEAKTEGITQVSNSIRLSVVIPPRHTRITTDPFPAILYEGSRLVLNCEVASGSHLSYTWFFNRMQITSFTSQQLHVTGNKLVIERVTPKHAGYYSCMAWSRVRDVQSISSSSEVKVAVKAYLLKPEISLSIFKEGTSYRGNVTCWSSRGTPPVNFSLLLDDKVVASVLTSDSASAWFSIDVVPGLDMGVVRCCVNSEVQQLMSEPLTLEVVPVGGDVNVEVEYLYSSNSKPAAARLTCHISRGSFPLISWLHNDSTLLSETQMSLQIQNIWPQYALIDWKRTLILAKLRHEESGYYRCRARDSYDESAAWLESGAVLIQVKDWMIDNKPQEAVSSATSATTTEIIAIIFCCFLLVTLAVSSYCVYMMIGHKKARRLSSSPKIVPSSASSDRLPFSVPVLPLEAKQGDACLTDCGINIQMMEITV from the exons ATGTGGAGCAGCAGTGTTATGAGGAATCTatacgcattttttttcttgccacttCTGG GTGGATCATTGGATCTTCACCCAGTGCTAAATGGGCCTGACATGGCATACCTTGGTTCGGAAGTAGTTTTTCAATGCATGGCGCCCGACTCCTTTCTGCCGGTCACATATGAACTCAGAAGAGACGGTCTACTGATTGACATGAGAGAACATCACCATGAGAAACGGCCTGCATTCTTCTCACAGAAGGCCACAGCCCATTCAGAAGGGTTGTACAATTGTGAGGCAAAGACCGAAGGAATCACGCAAGTGAGCAACAGCATTCGATTAAGTGTAGTCA TTCCACCACGGCATACCAGGATAACCACTGACCCCTTCCCTGCAATCCTTTACGAGGGGTCGAGATTGGTTTTGAACTGCGAAGTTGCAAGTGGCTCGCACCTCTCCTACACCTGGTTTTTCAACAGGATGCAAATTACTTCTTTTACCTCGCAACAGCTGCATGTTACTGGGAACAAACTTGTAATAGAAAGAGTCACTCCAAAGCATGCGGGATATTATTCATGTATGGCATGGTCCAGAGTGCGAGATGTCCAAAGCATTTCCAGCAGCTCAGAAGTCAAGGTGGCAGTCAAAG CCTATCTTTTAAAACCGGAGATTTCTCTTTCCATCTTCAAAGAGGGAACCAGTTACCGTGGCAACGTGACCTGCTGGTCATCCAGAGGAACTCCTCCTGTCAACTTCTCTCTTTTGTTGGATGACAAGGTGGTGGCTTCTGTTCTAACTTCTGACTCTGCTAGTGCTTGGTTCAGTATAGACGTGGTTCCTGGGCTGGATATGGGCGTGGTTCGATGTTGCGTGAATAGTGAAGTGCAGCAATTGATGAGTGAACCTCTGACACTGGAAGTGG TTCCAGTTGGAGGTGACGTAAACGTTGAAGTTGAATATCTCTACAGCTCGAACTCCAAACCGGCTGCGGCCAGACTGACATGCCACATCAGTCGAGGGTCTTTTCCTTTAATTTCTTGGCTTCATAATGACTCCACTCTTCTTTCTGAGACACAAATGAGCTTACAAATTCAGAATATCTGGCCTCAGTATGCTCTGATAGACTGGAAACGTACTCTTATTCTGGCCAAGCTGCGCCACGAGGAGTCAGGGTATTACCGATGCAGGGCCAGGGATAGCTATGACGAATCTGCTGCCTGGCTGGAAAGTGGAGCTGTCCTAATCCAAGTAAAAG ACTGGATGATTGACAACAAACCCCAAGAAGCAGTGTCTTCAGCAACATCAGCAA CAACTACGGAGATCATCGCAATAATTTTCTGCTGCTTTCTCCTCGTCACTTTGGCAGTCAGTAGCTACTGCGTGTACATGATGATTGGCCACAAAAAAG CTCGTCGCCTCAGTTCATCCCCAAA GATTGTTCCTTCCAGTGCCTCTTCTGATCGACTGCCTTTTTCTGTACCTGTCTTACCCTTGGAGGCCAAACAGGGTGATGCGTGCTTAACAGACTGCGGTATAAACATTCAG ATGATGGAGATCACTGTATGA